A single genomic interval of Cupriavidus necator harbors:
- a CDS encoding polysaccharide biosynthesis tyrosine autokinase codes for MSRLSYAGGPAESATPRREAQPGVTQARALMDHLGWIAAAGVAGAAAGLLVALSAPPQYRAQALVQVEGRDGGMRSVAQMQGPAAFDAGLLKSRAVVGPVVERLRLDITAQPLRAPLLGALVQRFSTPGQPRGTWPASLGYAWGGERLVIASMTVPEALVDQPLTFEVRSDGRYRLMQQDTLLLEGRAGETAMANGIVLRVDKIEAGPGTRFQLTRHDLARTAESVRRGLTVESERSETPASLGGAADPLTAPGGTVRVSWQYPDRQLAAQLVNGVTRAYIDGQTDKRRQDAAGTLAFLSGELPRVQSELTRAEEALTRYRARTGSLQPSRDAQSFLSNSMEYQRQIAALKLERTRLLQRFTPEANEVRTVDSQIQQMTRERAEIDARMQTLSASERESVALTRDVKVAEDMYMSLRSKVEQLSLMLSDSSTQMRVVDAAIAPVTPVGLGAWPFASAGALLGLCLGVAAINLRQRMRPSVASAADAEQRLGMAMLGDIAFSNEQTELERLVEAKRRLGIASGFVLPPNVRLGRPESVTSVIDAATAAAPEDERARAERLLRQGLHDQFLLARRAPHSLAVEGLRTLRAALHFALRDAPNCVVAVTSPAASAGKTFAAVNLAVLFAEAGQRVLLVDADLRRGRVADWFDLPAEPGLAEVLAGRSAIAEAVKPSVVNGLFLLSRGAVPANPSELLMLPALAESLRLCAGRFDLVLVDTPPVMAVADATLVANLAGSTLVVVRADVTATAQVDETLKRLAHANARLAGGILNGVMPRRSNRADFNTINPYLGMPLPRAVAKPPALAGQADRVGKN; via the coding sequence GTGAGCAGACTGTCATATGCCGGTGGCCCGGCTGAGAGCGCCACCCCGCGCCGTGAGGCCCAGCCGGGCGTCACGCAGGCGCGCGCGCTGATGGACCACCTCGGCTGGATTGCCGCGGCTGGCGTGGCCGGTGCGGCCGCAGGCTTGCTGGTGGCGCTGTCGGCGCCGCCGCAGTATCGCGCGCAGGCGCTGGTGCAGGTTGAGGGGCGCGATGGCGGCATGCGCAGCGTCGCCCAGATGCAGGGCCCGGCGGCCTTCGACGCAGGCCTGCTCAAGAGCCGCGCCGTGGTCGGTCCGGTGGTGGAGCGGCTGCGGCTCGATATCACCGCGCAGCCGCTGCGTGCGCCGCTGCTGGGCGCGCTGGTCCAGCGCTTTTCCACACCCGGCCAGCCGCGCGGCACCTGGCCTGCCAGCCTGGGCTATGCCTGGGGCGGCGAGCGTCTGGTAATCGCCAGCATGACCGTGCCCGAGGCGCTGGTAGACCAGCCACTCACCTTCGAGGTGCGCAGCGACGGCCGCTACCGCCTGATGCAGCAGGACACCTTGCTGCTGGAAGGGCGGGCCGGCGAGACTGCGATGGCCAACGGCATTGTGCTGCGCGTGGACAAGATCGAGGCCGGGCCCGGTACGCGCTTCCAGCTCACGCGGCACGACCTGGCCCGCACCGCCGAGTCCGTGCGCCGCGGGCTCACGGTGGAAAGCGAACGCAGTGAAACCCCGGCGAGCCTGGGCGGCGCGGCCGACCCCCTGACCGCGCCGGGCGGCACCGTGCGCGTGAGCTGGCAATACCCGGACCGCCAGCTTGCCGCCCAACTCGTCAACGGGGTCACGCGCGCCTATATCGACGGCCAGACCGACAAGCGCCGCCAGGACGCGGCCGGCACGCTCGCGTTCCTCTCGGGCGAGCTGCCGCGCGTGCAGAGCGAACTCACGCGCGCCGAAGAGGCGCTCACGCGCTACCGCGCGCGCACGGGTTCGCTGCAGCCCAGCCGCGACGCGCAGTCGTTCCTCAGCAACAGCATGGAGTACCAGCGCCAGATCGCAGCGCTCAAGCTTGAGCGCACGCGGCTGCTCCAGCGCTTCACGCCCGAGGCCAACGAGGTCCGCACCGTCGACAGCCAGATCCAGCAGATGACTCGCGAGCGCGCGGAGATCGACGCGCGTATGCAGACCCTGTCGGCCTCCGAGCGCGAATCGGTGGCGCTCACGCGTGACGTCAAGGTGGCCGAGGACATGTACATGTCCTTGCGCAGCAAGGTCGAGCAGCTGTCGCTGATGCTGTCCGACAGCTCTACCCAGATGCGCGTGGTCGATGCCGCGATCGCGCCGGTCACACCGGTCGGTCTCGGCGCGTGGCCGTTCGCCTCCGCCGGCGCCTTGCTCGGCCTGTGCCTGGGCGTGGCCGCGATCAACCTGCGCCAGCGCATGCGCCCGTCGGTGGCCAGCGCCGCCGATGCGGAACAGCGCCTGGGCATGGCCATGCTGGGCGATATCGCCTTCAGCAACGAGCAGACCGAGCTGGAACGGCTGGTCGAAGCCAAGCGCCGCCTGGGCATCGCTTCCGGCTTTGTGCTGCCGCCCAATGTGCGCCTCGGCCGGCCGGAGTCTGTCACCAGCGTGATCGACGCCGCCACGGCCGCCGCGCCCGAGGACGAACGCGCGCGCGCCGAACGGCTGCTGCGCCAGGGCCTGCACGACCAGTTCCTGCTGGCGCGGCGCGCCCCGCATTCGCTTGCCGTGGAAGGCCTGCGCACGCTGCGGGCGGCGCTGCATTTCGCGTTGCGCGATGCACCCAACTGCGTGGTTGCGGTGACCAGCCCCGCCGCCAGCGCCGGCAAGACCTTCGCCGCGGTTAACCTCGCGGTGCTGTTCGCCGAAGCCGGCCAGCGCGTGCTGCTGGTCGACGCCGACCTGCGCCGCGGCCGCGTGGCGGACTGGTTCGACCTGCCTGCCGAGCCCGGGCTGGCAGAAGTGCTCGCTGGCCGCAGCGCGATCGCCGAAGCGGTCAAGCCGAGCGTGGTCAATGGCCTGTTCCTGCTCAGCCGCGGCGCGGTGCCGGCCAATCCGTCCGAGCTGCTGATGCTGCCCGCGCTGGCGGAATCCCTGCGGCTGTGCGCGGGGCGCTTCGACCTGGTGCTGGTGGACACGCCGCCGGTGATGGCGGTGGCCGATGCCACGCTGGTGGCCAACTTGGCGGGTTCCACGCTGGTGGTGGTGCGCGCCGATGTCACGGCGACGGCGCAGGTCGATGAAACCCTCAAGCGCCTGGCGCACGCCAATGCCAGGCTGGCCGGTGGCATCCTCAACGGTGTCATGCCCCGGCGCAGCAACCGGGCGGACTTCAATACCATCAATCCTTATCTGGGGATGCCGTTGCCACGAGCGGTAGCGAAGCCTCCCGCATTGGCCGGTCAAGCCGATCGGGTAGGGAAAAACTGA
- a CDS encoding acyl carrier protein: MRAAIRTILLEVARLDVPVESLDDQADLYEAGLSSLATVQVMLAIENTFGIEIPDRMLTRQLFRSISTLAAATEQIKQEQEAA, translated from the coding sequence ATGCGAGCAGCGATACGCACCATACTTTTGGAAGTGGCCCGACTTGACGTACCAGTTGAATCGCTGGACGACCAGGCCGATCTATACGAAGCGGGACTGTCATCACTGGCAACGGTGCAAGTCATGCTCGCGATCGAAAATACCTTCGGCATCGAGATACCTGACCGCATGCTGACTCGCCAGCTGTTCCGCAGCATCAGCACACTGGCTGCGGCGACCGAGCAGATCAAACAAGAGCAGGAGGCGGCATGA
- a CDS encoding acyl-CoA dehydrogenase family protein yields the protein MSPVLASVEQAFPRAETADAAHLLAGARLAAAEAARHADQVDADACFPHQAFAVLREQRLLGAMVPPACGGDGASLETIAAVCRVLGGACASTGMIYAMHQIQVACLVNHASTSSWHAQLLQRLASEQLLLASATSEEAIGGALRSSGCAVNADGGNLYLLKMAPTISYGAHADGILVTARRHPDASPSDQVMVSVLKPDYVLESLSTWDTLGMRGTCSNGFRLEARGHTNQILPVSFGEIADVTMTPVSHILWSALWTGIAADAVQRAKVLFQGQARARPGTLPPSATRVAEAVAIIQMLEGRLELALAHQRQRHASQSVSAIFNLAAEMNGLKTSVSSLALEAVQIAMLVCGMAGYKHGTPFSLGRHLRDLWSAPLMINNDRILTNTANLLLADRSA from the coding sequence ATGAGCCCGGTCCTCGCCAGCGTCGAGCAGGCCTTTCCGCGCGCAGAGACTGCTGACGCCGCACACTTGCTGGCCGGAGCGCGCCTGGCCGCGGCAGAAGCAGCCAGGCATGCAGACCAGGTCGACGCCGATGCGTGTTTTCCGCACCAGGCGTTTGCAGTCTTGCGTGAGCAGAGGTTGCTGGGCGCCATGGTGCCGCCAGCCTGTGGCGGTGATGGCGCGTCGCTGGAAACGATCGCAGCGGTCTGCCGCGTGCTGGGCGGTGCCTGTGCCTCGACGGGAATGATCTACGCCATGCACCAGATACAGGTGGCATGCCTGGTCAATCATGCGAGCACCAGCTCGTGGCACGCGCAGCTATTGCAGCGCCTGGCCAGCGAACAATTGCTGCTGGCTTCGGCCACGTCCGAAGAGGCGATTGGCGGTGCCCTGCGCAGCAGCGGCTGCGCGGTCAACGCCGATGGCGGCAACCTGTACTTGCTCAAGATGGCTCCGACCATTTCCTATGGCGCCCATGCCGACGGGATCCTCGTCACGGCACGCCGCCATCCCGATGCCTCGCCATCGGACCAGGTCATGGTAAGCGTGCTCAAGCCAGACTACGTACTGGAAAGTCTCTCCACCTGGGATACCCTGGGCATGCGCGGCACCTGCAGCAATGGATTCCGGCTGGAAGCCCGCGGGCATACCAATCAGATCCTGCCCGTGTCGTTCGGCGAGATTGCCGACGTCACCATGACCCCCGTGTCGCACATCTTGTGGTCTGCCTTGTGGACCGGTATCGCCGCGGATGCGGTTCAGCGCGCCAAGGTGCTGTTCCAGGGCCAGGCGCGCGCCCGGCCTGGCACGCTTCCGCCCTCGGCTACGCGCGTGGCCGAAGCGGTTGCCATTATCCAGATGCTGGAGGGGCGGCTGGAACTGGCGTTGGCTCACCAACGCCAGCGTCATGCAAGCCAGAGTGTGTCGGCAATTTTCAACCTGGCGGCGGAAATGAACGGGCTCAAGACCAGCGTGTCGTCGCTGGCGCTCGAAGCGGTGCAAATCGCGATGCTGGTCTGCGGCATGGCGGGCTACAAGCATGGCACGCCGTTCAGCCTGGGACGCCACCTGCGGGATCTGTGGTCCGCCCCCTTGATGATCAACAACGATCGCATATTGACCAATACCGCCAATCTGCTACTGGCGGACCGGTCCGCCTGA
- a CDS encoding amino acid--[acyl-carrier-protein] ligase, giving the protein MDDTSNAYVPGDDASVAPGDHSAMARPAQDPDTGRRAYRQALIDARVLFPSTVDGIYGRSGLFESIADGLNYAVSKLGADQDAEVMRFPPAMPRKDFEASEYLKGFPQLAGTVHCFCGGDREHHRLLARLERGEEWADQQQPTDVVLAPAACYPVYPVVASRGPMPREGLVVDVLTYCFRHEPSIDPARMQMFRQREYVRLGTAEQIVEFRQRWMERGTQLASLLGLPHEVDVANDPFFGRGGKIVADSQRELKLKFELLVPINDGAPPTACMSFNYHMDHFAHAWPLRTADGAPAHTGCVGFGIERLTLALLRHHGFKPANWPQRVRDVLGGI; this is encoded by the coding sequence ATGGACGATACCAGCAACGCTTACGTGCCAGGCGACGACGCATCCGTTGCCCCGGGTGACCATTCTGCCATGGCCAGGCCGGCGCAGGATCCTGACACGGGCCGCCGTGCTTACCGGCAGGCGCTGATTGACGCCCGCGTGCTCTTTCCCTCGACGGTCGATGGCATTTATGGCCGTAGCGGACTGTTCGAGAGTATTGCCGACGGCTTGAACTACGCCGTCAGCAAACTGGGCGCCGACCAGGACGCGGAGGTGATGCGATTTCCTCCTGCCATGCCGCGCAAGGATTTCGAAGCGAGCGAGTATCTCAAGGGCTTTCCCCAACTGGCAGGGACGGTGCATTGCTTCTGTGGCGGCGATCGCGAACATCATCGACTCCTGGCGCGCCTGGAGCGCGGTGAGGAATGGGCCGATCAGCAGCAGCCCACCGATGTGGTGCTGGCGCCCGCGGCGTGCTATCCCGTCTACCCTGTGGTGGCCAGCCGCGGTCCGATGCCTCGGGAAGGGCTGGTGGTTGACGTGTTGACGTATTGCTTCCGTCATGAACCTTCGATCGACCCTGCACGCATGCAGATGTTCCGCCAGCGCGAATATGTCCGGCTCGGCACGGCCGAGCAGATCGTGGAATTCCGTCAACGTTGGATGGAACGTGGCACGCAACTGGCCAGCCTGCTTGGCTTGCCGCATGAGGTTGACGTGGCGAACGATCCGTTCTTTGGGCGTGGCGGCAAGATCGTGGCCGACAGCCAGCGCGAGCTCAAGCTGAAGTTCGAGTTGCTGGTGCCGATCAATGATGGCGCGCCGCCCACGGCTTGCATGAGTTTCAACTACCACATGGACCATTTCGCGCACGCATGGCCGTTGCGTACCGCGGACGGCGCGCCGGCGCACACCGGCTGCGTGGGCTTTGGCATCGAGCGCCTGACGCTGGCCTTGCTGCGTCACCACGGCTTCAAGCCGGCGAACTGGCCCCAGCGGGTGCGTGACGTGCTCGGAGGCATCTGA
- a CDS encoding beta-mannosidase — translation MKSQTYPDTSILASGQQALPGGRPGVAIGSTALGGEWTWVQTPAGAAESPAALDPAAGWLPAPVPGTVASALRAAGRWDDAMPPPLHQYDHWYRVNFAGRGRRVLRFNGLATVVEAWLNGKLVLSARHMFVAHEVEVDLDGDNLMHLCFRALHPWLRKQRGPVRWKPRMIVPPILRAIRTTLLGHMPGWCPPVHAVGPWRPVELLDPASDDILHGVRADLWGRVQGDRGVIGLHLHFPASAPASGSFEAIDGEGCIYPGSLSRTDRFTLEGTVCVERPKLWWPHTHGEPHLYRVDATIEGRAIHCGRVGFRTISLDCSSDAGAFALRINGEPLFCRGACISSNDLHGLADTDEASRHWLELARRGGMNMVRISGVTCYPGAAFYRICDELGLLVWHDFMFANFDYGSIGPGLGLTEDITREVGDWLSATLTHPSIAVLCGGSEAEQQAAMMGVSRSDWKQPLFDELIRGLVAAKRPDVVYVGNSPTGGAWPFQPDTGVSHYYGVGAYQRPLADARLAQVRFASECLAFANVPCERTLAEHGLSQPLHSPRWKATIPRDAGAPWDFEDVREYYLRTLYEVDPPRLRYEQPQRYLVLSRAVVAEVMTEVFSEWRRVGSSCAGGLIWQLQDLVPGAGWGIVDACGRPKSAWHALRQVWQPLQVLITDEGLNGLHVHAINETPQPHALSLTLRCLRDGETVVAEARHSLLLPARGAARIEAAALLDRFFDFTYAYRFGPPTHDVVVVTLHAADSGEPLSQAVYLPDRRAAALKPPGLRARLEQVDGDWWLTVSAQRFARWVHIDDHAFQATDNWFHLAPGSSRRLRLVHEAGKAGAHAPAIPSGEIHAVNAEHPLGYDG, via the coding sequence ATGAAGTCGCAAACTTATCCTGACACAAGCATTCTTGCGTCCGGTCAGCAAGCACTCCCCGGCGGCCGCCCGGGCGTTGCCATCGGCAGTACCGCGCTCGGCGGCGAGTGGACATGGGTGCAGACACCCGCCGGCGCGGCCGAAAGCCCCGCTGCATTGGATCCTGCCGCAGGCTGGCTGCCGGCCCCAGTGCCCGGCACGGTGGCCAGCGCGCTGCGCGCCGCCGGGCGATGGGACGACGCAATGCCGCCGCCATTGCACCAGTATGACCATTGGTATCGTGTGAACTTTGCCGGCCGCGGCCGGCGCGTGCTGCGCTTTAACGGGCTCGCCACGGTGGTCGAAGCCTGGCTGAACGGAAAGCTTGTGCTGAGCGCGCGGCATATGTTTGTCGCTCATGAAGTCGAGGTCGACCTGGACGGCGACAACCTGATGCACCTCTGCTTCCGTGCGCTCCATCCGTGGTTGCGCAAGCAGCGCGGCCCGGTGCGGTGGAAGCCAAGAATGATCGTGCCACCAATCCTGCGGGCGATTCGCACGACCCTGCTTGGCCACATGCCGGGCTGGTGCCCGCCGGTCCATGCGGTTGGGCCCTGGCGGCCGGTGGAACTGCTTGACCCGGCCAGTGACGACATCCTGCATGGCGTGCGCGCTGATCTGTGGGGGCGGGTGCAAGGAGATCGCGGTGTGATTGGCCTGCACCTGCACTTCCCGGCATCCGCGCCAGCGTCTGGATCGTTCGAGGCCATCGACGGCGAGGGATGCATCTATCCGGGCTCGCTGTCGCGTACCGACAGGTTCACACTCGAAGGCACAGTCTGCGTTGAACGTCCAAAGCTCTGGTGGCCGCATACGCACGGTGAACCCCACCTCTACCGTGTGGATGCAACCATCGAGGGACGCGCCATCCACTGCGGACGGGTTGGCTTTCGCACCATATCATTGGATTGTTCAAGCGATGCCGGGGCCTTCGCACTGCGCATCAACGGAGAGCCGCTGTTCTGCCGGGGGGCGTGCATCTCCAGCAATGATCTGCACGGCCTTGCCGACACGGATGAAGCATCCCGGCACTGGCTGGAGCTGGCGCGCCGGGGCGGGATGAACATGGTGCGGATCAGCGGCGTCACGTGCTATCCGGGCGCGGCCTTCTACCGGATATGTGACGAACTTGGCTTGCTGGTCTGGCACGATTTCATGTTCGCCAATTTTGATTATGGCAGCATCGGACCGGGCCTCGGCCTCACCGAGGACATCACGCGCGAAGTTGGCGACTGGCTAAGCGCCACCCTAACCCATCCGAGCATTGCCGTGCTGTGTGGCGGCAGCGAGGCAGAGCAGCAGGCGGCAATGATGGGCGTCTCGCGCAGCGACTGGAAGCAGCCACTGTTCGACGAACTGATCCGGGGCTTGGTTGCCGCCAAGCGGCCGGACGTAGTGTATGTCGGCAATTCGCCAACTGGCGGCGCGTGGCCGTTCCAGCCGGACACTGGTGTGAGTCATTACTACGGCGTTGGAGCCTACCAGCGACCGTTGGCGGATGCGCGCTTGGCGCAAGTGCGCTTTGCTTCCGAATGTCTGGCATTTGCCAATGTGCCCTGCGAGCGCACGCTGGCGGAACACGGTTTGTCGCAGCCGCTGCATTCGCCCCGCTGGAAAGCCACAATACCCCGCGACGCGGGCGCACCGTGGGATTTCGAGGATGTACGTGAGTACTACCTGCGAACCTTGTACGAAGTGGATCCACCGCGCCTACGATATGAGCAGCCGCAGCGTTACCTGGTGCTGTCCCGTGCGGTGGTCGCGGAGGTGATGACAGAAGTCTTCAGCGAATGGCGCCGGGTCGGGTCAAGCTGTGCCGGCGGACTGATCTGGCAATTGCAGGATCTCGTGCCCGGAGCCGGCTGGGGCATCGTCGATGCGTGCGGGCGGCCAAAGTCGGCCTGGCATGCCCTGCGGCAGGTCTGGCAACCGCTGCAGGTATTGATTACCGATGAAGGGCTCAACGGACTGCACGTGCATGCGATCAACGAAACGCCGCAACCGCACGCGCTGTCGCTGACGCTGCGCTGCCTGCGCGACGGCGAGACAGTTGTGGCCGAAGCCCGGCACAGCCTGTTATTGCCGGCGCGTGGCGCGGCGCGCATTGAAGCAGCGGCGCTGCTGGACCGCTTCTTCGACTTCACCTATGCGTATCGCTTCGGCCCGCCGACGCACGATGTGGTCGTGGTCACGCTGCATGCTGCCGACAGCGGCGAGCCGCTGAGCCAGGCCGTCTACCTTCCTGACCGCCGTGCCGCCGCGCTGAAGCCCCCCGGGTTGCGAGCCAGGCTCGAGCAAGTCGACGGTGACTGGTGGCTGACGGTATCCGCGCAGCGCTTCGCACGTTGGGTTCACATCGACGATCATGCCTTTCAAGCGACCGATAACTGGTTCCATCTCGCGCCCGGCAGCAGCCGGCGTCTGCGGTTGGTGCATGAGGCGGGGAAGGCTGGCGCGCACGCTCCCGCGATTCCTTCCGGCGAGATCCACGCGGTCAATGCGGAGCATCCACTTGGCTATGATGGCTGA
- a CDS encoding DUF1839 family protein translates to MKASTARSEGGGGFGATLPAIADPHPLHSAEAIWQETNCYIDLWVELLHRWGLEPRAGLAFTVAQDFEGDHFTFFKYPQLDLETLYGTVVQEMAVYDTLQAHVMAQVERGHTVLLEADSYYLPDTHATAYRREHVKTTVAIDRIDGQAQRLWYYHGLGYHSAQEENYRGLLRLLPDLSGNGNILFPYAECAKRVRPPLASSALVDASVGLLRYHLGRRPAANPVACWRQVFGEHMDTLLARDDAYFHLYSFNFPRQLGANFEMLHHWLAWLSEQKYNAPKAVADAARSIATESKVLQFRLARAVARRRVDSCTDCLDTLESCYDRTMEGLLSAFGTSHQVCA, encoded by the coding sequence ATGAAGGCAAGCACAGCACGCAGCGAGGGCGGCGGCGGATTCGGCGCCACCCTGCCGGCGATTGCGGATCCCCACCCGCTGCATAGCGCCGAGGCCATCTGGCAGGAAACCAACTGCTACATCGACTTGTGGGTCGAACTGCTCCACCGCTGGGGTCTCGAACCGCGCGCGGGACTGGCTTTTACCGTGGCGCAAGACTTTGAGGGTGATCACTTTACCTTCTTCAAGTATCCGCAGTTGGACCTGGAGACGCTGTACGGGACGGTTGTGCAAGAAATGGCGGTCTACGACACGCTCCAGGCGCACGTCATGGCCCAGGTCGAACGCGGTCACACCGTGCTGCTCGAAGCCGACAGCTACTATCTGCCCGACACGCATGCCACGGCGTACCGGCGCGAGCACGTCAAGACCACCGTCGCCATTGACCGCATTGACGGCCAGGCGCAGCGCCTCTGGTACTACCACGGCCTCGGCTATCACAGCGCGCAGGAGGAGAACTATCGCGGCCTGTTGCGGCTTCTCCCTGATCTCAGCGGCAACGGCAACATCTTGTTCCCCTATGCCGAATGCGCTAAGCGCGTGCGCCCGCCGCTCGCGTCATCCGCATTGGTCGACGCTTCGGTCGGCCTGCTGCGCTACCACCTGGGCAGACGCCCTGCAGCCAACCCGGTGGCCTGCTGGCGACAGGTGTTCGGCGAGCATATGGATACCCTGCTGGCGCGTGACGACGCCTATTTCCACCTGTACTCCTTCAATTTTCCGCGTCAGCTCGGCGCCAACTTCGAAATGCTGCACCACTGGCTGGCCTGGCTCAGCGAGCAAAAATACAATGCGCCCAAGGCTGTGGCTGACGCCGCACGCAGCATTGCGACCGAGAGTAAGGTCTTGCAGTTCCGGCTTGCTCGAGCGGTCGCGCGCCGGCGGGTGGACTCCTGCACGGATTGCCTGGACACGCTGGAGTCCTGCTATGACAGGACCATGGAGGGCTTGCTGTCGGCGTTCGGCACGTCCCACCAAGTCTGCGCATAG
- a CDS encoding acyltransferase family protein has translation MGQKLSTVQSLRAIAATAVVAYHSAATIRIFGWTPGALSHASEWGWSGVDIFFFISGFVMVATTSGRLRGAQAAKDFMVARLMRIAPMYWILTSLMLAVVWVVPSLKNSEFTAMQIVTSYLFIPYEVKEHGNAYPILYVGWTLVYEMFFYAVFAISICFSERCMRWALPAFFAGLSVLSLTRPTLYIFRFLTSPLLLEFVLGCLVAWLYKFGYRISRRASFSLIAAGVFGFLVLTPGSSMEDRVVFAGIPAALLVSGMVFWESAEGWIGGSWLQGIGDSSYSLYLLQAFTVPAFARLFSAMDKHRVLPGDIACVLLVIATMMVSLLTYRLVEKRIDAKLGKLRQGLRRVPASGSGRPEEPAARPAGRDRGV, from the coding sequence ATGGGGCAAAAGCTATCAACAGTGCAGTCGCTGCGCGCCATCGCGGCGACGGCGGTGGTCGCCTATCATTCGGCCGCCACGATAAGGATCTTCGGGTGGACGCCCGGTGCTCTCAGCCATGCGAGCGAGTGGGGATGGAGCGGCGTCGATATTTTCTTCTTCATTTCCGGGTTTGTGATGGTGGCCACGACCTCGGGCCGGCTTCGCGGAGCGCAGGCGGCAAAGGATTTCATGGTTGCCCGGCTCATGCGAATCGCACCGATGTACTGGATTCTCACCAGCCTGATGCTGGCAGTCGTGTGGGTGGTACCGAGTCTTAAGAATTCCGAGTTCACGGCGATGCAAATTGTGACCTCCTATCTCTTTATCCCATACGAGGTCAAAGAGCACGGTAACGCCTACCCGATTCTCTATGTCGGCTGGACGCTGGTCTATGAGATGTTCTTCTATGCGGTTTTCGCCATCTCGATCTGCTTCTCGGAGCGATGCATGCGTTGGGCCTTGCCCGCCTTCTTTGCAGGGCTTTCGGTACTGTCGCTCACCAGGCCAACGCTATATATCTTCAGGTTCCTGACCTCCCCCCTGCTGCTGGAATTCGTACTCGGCTGCCTGGTCGCCTGGCTCTACAAATTCGGCTATCGGATCTCCAGGCGGGCTTCTTTCTCCCTGATCGCGGCCGGAGTTTTCGGCTTCCTTGTGCTGACCCCCGGTTCTTCGATGGAGGACAGAGTGGTCTTTGCGGGAATCCCCGCGGCGCTGCTGGTTTCCGGGATGGTGTTCTGGGAGAGCGCCGAGGGCTGGATAGGAGGTAGCTGGTTGCAGGGCATTGGCGATTCCTCATACTCGTTATATCTGTTGCAGGCCTTCACGGTTCCGGCATTTGCCCGGCTGTTCTCCGCGATGGACAAGCACAGGGTCTTGCCAGGCGACATTGCATGCGTGTTGTTGGTGATTGCGACGATGATGGTTTCGTTGCTTACTTATCGACTTGTCGAGAAAAGAATTGACGCAAAACTGGGCAAGCTTCGCCAGGGTCTTCGGAGAGTTCCTGCTTCCGGTAGCGGAAGACCGGAAGAGCCGGCGGCGCGGCCGGCAGGTCGAGACCGAGGGGTATAG
- a CDS encoding sugar transferase — translation MKRIFDILLAVLAILLLAIPLLFLMGAVRLRLGKPVFFRQVRPGLHGEPFHIVKFRTMTDACGPDGELLPDPERLTGFGALLRATSLDELPELWNVVKGDMSLVGPRPLLMEYLPLYTPEQARRHLVRPGITGLAQISGRNAISWEEKFRLDVWYVDHVSVWLDMVILWKTVTKVVAREGISAAGEFSAPRFKGSKPSAPDVDAA, via the coding sequence ATGAAGCGCATCTTTGACATCCTCCTGGCCGTGCTGGCCATCCTGCTGCTCGCCATTCCTCTCCTGTTCCTGATGGGCGCGGTGCGCCTGAGGCTGGGCAAACCGGTCTTCTTCCGGCAGGTGCGGCCGGGACTTCATGGCGAACCATTCCACATCGTCAAGTTTCGCACCATGACGGATGCTTGCGGCCCGGACGGCGAACTGCTGCCCGATCCGGAGCGGCTGACAGGATTCGGAGCATTGCTGCGCGCCACAAGCCTTGATGAATTACCGGAGCTCTGGAATGTCGTCAAAGGCGATATGAGTCTGGTCGGGCCGCGGCCACTGCTGATGGAATACCTGCCGCTCTACACACCGGAGCAGGCACGCCGCCATCTGGTCCGTCCCGGTATTACCGGACTCGCGCAGATCAGTGGACGCAACGCTATCAGCTGGGAGGAGAAATTCCGGTTGGACGTCTGGTACGTCGACCATGTATCGGTATGGCTGGACATGGTGATCTTGTGGAAGACCGTCACCAAGGTCGTGGCGCGCGAGGGGATCAGTGCCGCGGGAGAATTCTCCGCCCCCCGCTTCAAGGGAAGCAAGCCGAGTGCCCCGGATGTCGATGCCGCATGA